Proteins from a single region of Takifugu rubripes chromosome 4, fTakRub1.2, whole genome shotgun sequence:
- the LOC101072383 gene encoding TBC1 domain family member 12-like isoform X3 — MDTSEENGGPFDMSDDKDGEKAIKSCFSMKERSVPRLLGVVAAPEAGKVHIYLTGIGRNVHKDAAVQPPSQGGERIWGLTQKCLPAQFTRGCVISRVCGDLNRFTESFGDEEATVVSLDGGVAGGLPGRGAAAFPAVIRGPVSPETHTEEPPGSAMKTAPEESANRVSSVHCRCTSAPPGRQTCALEKQQSYGRVSAALSCPDVNKLNGASVLAHNKPTGLFSNPVPDHSLALVEAALVHRGFHPSIANCYCSVQNDTGVGPVDRTEWGSYVTKQSGTMVCQCSLTKWSDSKDAPRHSTAAPEESRDRPASEPSFRENQVDLYPRSFPLRPNSLRTNPNLTVSLSCDATPLSPDEENGFYFGEEGYSEDFRNVLETGRRRSAPDQLPDLSGVAGCSDIQVMPKRFDITDFFTRKSKESKLSPHNATGWRLFGRTAAIDVHPHKDSASMPSTKHQCPQDEEDQVMGKDVGVSSCPTVILTAAGRRRNLEFEPLSTTALILEDRPANLPAKSVEETLRHKMEYEEMVAGAKRREMKEAQRKKRQMKERHRREDSISNAMVIWNTEILPHWDVMKGTRRVRELWWQGLPPSVRGRVWSLAIGNELNITAELYEIFLSRAKEKWRSYSETSSVNDSEKEAVSAADRESSLDLIKLDISRTFPSLFIFQKGGPYHDLLHSVLGAYTCYRPDIGYVQGMSFIAAVLILNLEEAEAFITFANLLNKPCQMVFFRVDHEMMLKYFEAFEVFFQENLPQLFSHFQSNNLTPDLYLIDWIFTLYSKSLPLDVACRVWDVFCRDGEESLFRTALGILRLFEDVLLQMDFIHIAQFLSRLPDDLQSHTLFTAMANTQMLSKNRRWVQVFSTLMKNGNKEMEKNVSPSSRTLTLADSRC; from the exons ATGGATACATCCGAGGAGAACGGGGGACCGTTTGATATGAGTGACGataaagatggagaaaaggctATTAAATCGTGTTTCTCTATGAAAGAGCGCAGCGTCCCGCGGCTCCTCGGTGTCGTCGCGGCTCCAGAAGCCGGGAAGGTTCATATTTATTTGACCGGTATCGGCCGGAATGTACACAAGGACGCGGCGGTGCAGCCGCCCTCACAGGGCGGGGAGAGGATTTGGGGACTGACCCAGAAGTGCCTCCCTGCTCAGTTTACCCGCGGCTGCGTCATTTCTAGGGTTTGTGGTGACCTGAACAGATTTACTGAGTCATTCGGTGATGAAGAAGCGACTGTGGTTAGTCTGGATGGGGGAGTAGCGGGGGGACTGCCCGGCAGAGGAGCCGCTGCCTTCCCAGCTGTCATTCGGGGTCCAGTTTCGCCGGAGACCCACACAGAGGAGCCCCCGGGTTCAGCCATGAAAACCGCCCCGGAAGAGTCCGCGAACCGCGTGTCTTCGGTACACTGTCGATGCACCTCTGCGCCGCCTGGTCGCCAGACATGCGCgttggagaagcagcagagctaCGGACGCGTCAGCGCGGCCTTGTCCTGCCCAGATGTCAACAAGCTAAACGGTGCTTCGGTTCTTGCGCACAACAAACCGACTGGATTGTTTTCCAACCCAGTGCCGGATCACAGCTTGGCTCTAGTGGAGGCCGCACTGGTTCACCGTGGTTTCCACCCCAGCATAGCAAACTGTTACTGTTCCGTCCAGAACGACACTGGGGTAGGACCGGTGGACAGGACCGAATGGGGATCCTATGTGACAAAACAAAGCGGAACTATggtgtgtcagtgttccctgaCGAAGTGGTCTGACTCCAAAGATGCTCCCAGACACTCCACCGCCGCCCCcgaggagagcagagacaggCCGGCCTCTGAGCCCAGTTTCAGGGAGAACCAAGTGGACTTATATCCCCGCAGTTTCCCACTAAGACCGAACAGTTTGAGGACTAACCCGAACCTCACGGTGTCACTCAGTTGTGACGCCACTCCACTGTCCCCCGATGAGGAGAacggcttttattttggagaagAGGGATACTCGGAAGACTTCCGAAACGTTTTGGAAACGGGTCGCAGACGGAGCGCCCCTGATCAGCTGCCCGACCTGAGCGGAGTCGCAGGCTGCTCGGACATCCAGGTGATGCCAAAGAGGTTCGACATCACGGATTTCTTCACCAG GAAATCCAAAGAGTCTAAACTATCCCCCCACAATGCAACAGGGTGGCGACTGTTTGGCCGGACAGCAGCCATAGACGTTCATCCACACAAAGACTCTGCCTCCATGCCTTCCACGAAACATCAG TGTCCACAAGATGAAGAAGACCAGGTGATGGGGAAGGATGTAGGTGTCTCCTCATGTCCCACTGTCatcctgacagcagcaggaaggaggaggaatctGGAGTTTGAGCCCCTGTCCACCACAGCTCTCATCCTGGAGGACCGACCAGC GAACCTGCCGGCCAAATCTGTGGAGGAAACTCTGCGACACAAGATGGAGTATGAGGAGATGGTGGCAGGAGCCAAGAGGAGAG AGATGAAAGAAGCTCAGAGGAAGAAGCGTCAGATGAAGGAGCGACACCGACGTGAGGACAGCATCTCCAACGCCATGGTGATCTGGAACACCGAGATATTGCCTCATTGGGATGTCAT gaagGGAACGCGGCGGGTCAGGGAGCTGTGGTGGCAGGGACTTCCTCCCAGTGTCAGGGGGCGAGTGTGGAGTCTCGCCATCGGCAACGAGCTTAACATCACAGCAG agcTGTACGAGATTTTCTTATCTAGAGCCAAAGAGAAGTGGAGGAGCTACAGCGAGACCAGCTCGGTCAACGACAGCGAGAAAG AAGCTGTGTCTGCGGCAGACAGAGAGTCCAGTCTGGACCTGATCAAACTGGACATTTCTAGAACGTTCCCATCTCTTTTCATCTTCCAGAAG GGTGGGCCTTACCATGACCTCCTCCATAGCGTGCTGGGAGCGTACACATGTTACCGACCTGACATCGGCTAT GTTCAAGGCATGTCCTTCATCGCTGCCGTCCTCATTCTCAATCTAGAGGAGGCAGAGGCCTTCATCACCTTTGCCAACCTGCTCAACAAACCCTGTCAGATGGTATTCTTCAGAGTCGACCACGAAATG atgCTGAAGTATTTTGAGGCCTTTGAGGTTTTCTTCCAGGAGAATCTTCCTCAGCTCTTCAGTCACTTCCAGAGCAACAACCTGACGCCTGATCTCTATCTGATTGATTG GATCTTCACACTCTACAGCAAGTCCCTCCCCCTCGACGTGGCGTGCCGTGTTTGGGACGTGTTCTGTCGCGATGGTGAGGAGTCTCTGTTTCGGACGGCTTTGGGAATTCTTCGTCTGTTTGAGGACGTTCTGCTGCAGATGGATTTTATCCACATTGCTCAGTTCCTGAGCCGCCTGCCAGATGACTTACAGTCACACACGCTCTTCACCGCCATGGCCAACACACAAATGCTCAGCAAGAACCGTCGCTGGGTGCAG GTGTTTTCCACACTCATGAagaatggaaataaagagatgGAGAAGAATGTCAGCCCATCTTCCAGAACGCTAACGCTAGCTGACAGCAGGTGCTAG
- the LOC101072383 gene encoding TBC1 domain family member 12-like isoform X4, with translation MDTSEENGGPFDMSDDKDGEKAIKSCFSMKERSVPRLLGVVAAPEAGKVHIYLTGIGRNVHKDAAVQPPSQGGERIWGLTQKCLPAQFTRGCVISRVCGDLNRFTESFGDEEATVVSLDGGVAGGLPGRGAAAFPAVIRGPVSPETHTEEPPGSAMKTAPEESANRVSSVHCRCTSAPPGRQTCALEKQQSYGRVSAALSCPDVNKLNGASVLAHNKPTGLFSNPVPDHSLALVEAALVHRGFHPSIANCYCSVQNDTGVGPVDRTEWGSYVTKQSGTMVCQCSLTKWSDSKDAPRHSTAAPEESRDRPASEPSFRENQVDLYPRSFPLRPNSLRTNPNLTVSLSCDATPLSPDEENGFYFGEEGYSEDFRNVLETGRRRSAPDQLPDLSGVAGCSDIQVMPKRFDITDFFTRSLFSRKSKESKLSPHNATGWRLFGRTAAIDVHPHKDSASMPSTKHQCPQDEEDQVMGKDVGVSSCPTVILTAAGRRRNLEFEPLSTTALILEDRPANLPAKSVEETLRHKMEYEEMVAGAKRREMKEAQRKKRQMKERHRREDSISNAMVIWNTEILPHWDVMKGTRRVRELWWQGLPPSVRGRVWSLAIGNELNITAELYEIFLSRAKEKWRSYSETSSVNDSEKEAVSAADRESSLDLIKLDISRTFPSLFIFQKGGPYHDLLHSVLGAYTCYRPDIGYVQGMSFIAAVLILNLEEAEAFITFANLLNKPCQMVFFRVDHEMENLPQLFSHFQSNNLTPDLYLIDWIFTLYSKSLPLDVACRVWDVFCRDGEESLFRTALGILRLFEDVLLQMDFIHIAQFLSRLPDDLQSHTLFTAMANTQMLSKNRRWVQVFSTLMKNGNKEMEKNVSPSSRTLTLADSRC, from the exons ATGGATACATCCGAGGAGAACGGGGGACCGTTTGATATGAGTGACGataaagatggagaaaaggctATTAAATCGTGTTTCTCTATGAAAGAGCGCAGCGTCCCGCGGCTCCTCGGTGTCGTCGCGGCTCCAGAAGCCGGGAAGGTTCATATTTATTTGACCGGTATCGGCCGGAATGTACACAAGGACGCGGCGGTGCAGCCGCCCTCACAGGGCGGGGAGAGGATTTGGGGACTGACCCAGAAGTGCCTCCCTGCTCAGTTTACCCGCGGCTGCGTCATTTCTAGGGTTTGTGGTGACCTGAACAGATTTACTGAGTCATTCGGTGATGAAGAAGCGACTGTGGTTAGTCTGGATGGGGGAGTAGCGGGGGGACTGCCCGGCAGAGGAGCCGCTGCCTTCCCAGCTGTCATTCGGGGTCCAGTTTCGCCGGAGACCCACACAGAGGAGCCCCCGGGTTCAGCCATGAAAACCGCCCCGGAAGAGTCCGCGAACCGCGTGTCTTCGGTACACTGTCGATGCACCTCTGCGCCGCCTGGTCGCCAGACATGCGCgttggagaagcagcagagctaCGGACGCGTCAGCGCGGCCTTGTCCTGCCCAGATGTCAACAAGCTAAACGGTGCTTCGGTTCTTGCGCACAACAAACCGACTGGATTGTTTTCCAACCCAGTGCCGGATCACAGCTTGGCTCTAGTGGAGGCCGCACTGGTTCACCGTGGTTTCCACCCCAGCATAGCAAACTGTTACTGTTCCGTCCAGAACGACACTGGGGTAGGACCGGTGGACAGGACCGAATGGGGATCCTATGTGACAAAACAAAGCGGAACTATggtgtgtcagtgttccctgaCGAAGTGGTCTGACTCCAAAGATGCTCCCAGACACTCCACCGCCGCCCCcgaggagagcagagacaggCCGGCCTCTGAGCCCAGTTTCAGGGAGAACCAAGTGGACTTATATCCCCGCAGTTTCCCACTAAGACCGAACAGTTTGAGGACTAACCCGAACCTCACGGTGTCACTCAGTTGTGACGCCACTCCACTGTCCCCCGATGAGGAGAacggcttttattttggagaagAGGGATACTCGGAAGACTTCCGAAACGTTTTGGAAACGGGTCGCAGACGGAGCGCCCCTGATCAGCTGCCCGACCTGAGCGGAGTCGCAGGCTGCTCGGACATCCAGGTGATGCCAAAGAGGTTCGACATCACGGATTTCTTCACCAG GAGTCTGTTTTCCAGGAAATCCAAAGAGTCTAAACTATCCCCCCACAATGCAACAGGGTGGCGACTGTTTGGCCGGACAGCAGCCATAGACGTTCATCCACACAAAGACTCTGCCTCCATGCCTTCCACGAAACATCAG TGTCCACAAGATGAAGAAGACCAGGTGATGGGGAAGGATGTAGGTGTCTCCTCATGTCCCACTGTCatcctgacagcagcaggaaggaggaggaatctGGAGTTTGAGCCCCTGTCCACCACAGCTCTCATCCTGGAGGACCGACCAGC GAACCTGCCGGCCAAATCTGTGGAGGAAACTCTGCGACACAAGATGGAGTATGAGGAGATGGTGGCAGGAGCCAAGAGGAGAG AGATGAAAGAAGCTCAGAGGAAGAAGCGTCAGATGAAGGAGCGACACCGACGTGAGGACAGCATCTCCAACGCCATGGTGATCTGGAACACCGAGATATTGCCTCATTGGGATGTCAT gaagGGAACGCGGCGGGTCAGGGAGCTGTGGTGGCAGGGACTTCCTCCCAGTGTCAGGGGGCGAGTGTGGAGTCTCGCCATCGGCAACGAGCTTAACATCACAGCAG agcTGTACGAGATTTTCTTATCTAGAGCCAAAGAGAAGTGGAGGAGCTACAGCGAGACCAGCTCGGTCAACGACAGCGAGAAAG AAGCTGTGTCTGCGGCAGACAGAGAGTCCAGTCTGGACCTGATCAAACTGGACATTTCTAGAACGTTCCCATCTCTTTTCATCTTCCAGAAG GGTGGGCCTTACCATGACCTCCTCCATAGCGTGCTGGGAGCGTACACATGTTACCGACCTGACATCGGCTAT GTTCAAGGCATGTCCTTCATCGCTGCCGTCCTCATTCTCAATCTAGAGGAGGCAGAGGCCTTCATCACCTTTGCCAACCTGCTCAACAAACCCTGTCAGATGGTATTCTTCAGAGTCGACCACGAAATG GAGAATCTTCCTCAGCTCTTCAGTCACTTCCAGAGCAACAACCTGACGCCTGATCTCTATCTGATTGATTG GATCTTCACACTCTACAGCAAGTCCCTCCCCCTCGACGTGGCGTGCCGTGTTTGGGACGTGTTCTGTCGCGATGGTGAGGAGTCTCTGTTTCGGACGGCTTTGGGAATTCTTCGTCTGTTTGAGGACGTTCTGCTGCAGATGGATTTTATCCACATTGCTCAGTTCCTGAGCCGCCTGCCAGATGACTTACAGTCACACACGCTCTTCACCGCCATGGCCAACACACAAATGCTCAGCAAGAACCGTCGCTGGGTGCAG GTGTTTTCCACACTCATGAagaatggaaataaagagatgGAGAAGAATGTCAGCCCATCTTCCAGAACGCTAACGCTAGCTGACAGCAGGTGCTAG
- the LOC101072383 gene encoding TBC1 domain family member 12-like isoform X2, whose product MDTSEENGGPFDMSDDKDGEKAIKSCFSMKERSVPRLLGVVAAPEAGKVHIYLTGIGRNVHKDAAVQPPSQGGERIWGLTQKCLPAQFTRGCVISRVCGDLNRFTESFGDEEATVVSLDGGVAGGLPGRGAAAFPAVIRGPVSPETHTEEPPGSAMKTAPEESANRVSSVHCRCTSAPPGRQTCALEKQQSYGRVSAALSCPDVNKLNGASVLAHNKPTGLFSNPVPDHSLALVEAALVHRGFHPSIANCYCSVQNDTGVGPVDRTEWGSYVTKQSGTMVCQCSLTKWSDSKDAPRHSTAAPEESRDRPASEPSFRENQVDLYPRSFPLRPNSLRTNPNLTVSLSCDATPLSPDEENGFYFGEEGYSEDFRNVLETGRRRSAPDQLPDLSGVAGCSDIQVMPKRFDITDFFTRSLFSRKSKESKLSPHNATGWRLFGRTAAIDVHPHKDSASMPSTKHQCPQDEEDQVMGKDVGVSSCPTVILTAAGRRRNLEFEPLSTTALILEDRPANLPAKSVEETLRHKMEYEEMVAGAKRREMKEAQRKKRQMKERHRREDSISNAMVIWNTEILPHWDVMKGTRRVRELWWQGLPPSVRGRVWSLAIGNELNITAELYEIFLSRAKEKWRSYSETSSVNDSEKAVSAADRESSLDLIKLDISRTFPSLFIFQKGGPYHDLLHSVLGAYTCYRPDIGYVQGMSFIAAVLILNLEEAEAFITFANLLNKPCQMVFFRVDHEMMLKYFEAFEVFFQENLPQLFSHFQSNNLTPDLYLIDWIFTLYSKSLPLDVACRVWDVFCRDGEESLFRTALGILRLFEDVLLQMDFIHIAQFLSRLPDDLQSHTLFTAMANTQMLSKNRRWVQVFSTLMKNGNKEMEKNVSPSSRTLTLADSRC is encoded by the exons ATGGATACATCCGAGGAGAACGGGGGACCGTTTGATATGAGTGACGataaagatggagaaaaggctATTAAATCGTGTTTCTCTATGAAAGAGCGCAGCGTCCCGCGGCTCCTCGGTGTCGTCGCGGCTCCAGAAGCCGGGAAGGTTCATATTTATTTGACCGGTATCGGCCGGAATGTACACAAGGACGCGGCGGTGCAGCCGCCCTCACAGGGCGGGGAGAGGATTTGGGGACTGACCCAGAAGTGCCTCCCTGCTCAGTTTACCCGCGGCTGCGTCATTTCTAGGGTTTGTGGTGACCTGAACAGATTTACTGAGTCATTCGGTGATGAAGAAGCGACTGTGGTTAGTCTGGATGGGGGAGTAGCGGGGGGACTGCCCGGCAGAGGAGCCGCTGCCTTCCCAGCTGTCATTCGGGGTCCAGTTTCGCCGGAGACCCACACAGAGGAGCCCCCGGGTTCAGCCATGAAAACCGCCCCGGAAGAGTCCGCGAACCGCGTGTCTTCGGTACACTGTCGATGCACCTCTGCGCCGCCTGGTCGCCAGACATGCGCgttggagaagcagcagagctaCGGACGCGTCAGCGCGGCCTTGTCCTGCCCAGATGTCAACAAGCTAAACGGTGCTTCGGTTCTTGCGCACAACAAACCGACTGGATTGTTTTCCAACCCAGTGCCGGATCACAGCTTGGCTCTAGTGGAGGCCGCACTGGTTCACCGTGGTTTCCACCCCAGCATAGCAAACTGTTACTGTTCCGTCCAGAACGACACTGGGGTAGGACCGGTGGACAGGACCGAATGGGGATCCTATGTGACAAAACAAAGCGGAACTATggtgtgtcagtgttccctgaCGAAGTGGTCTGACTCCAAAGATGCTCCCAGACACTCCACCGCCGCCCCcgaggagagcagagacaggCCGGCCTCTGAGCCCAGTTTCAGGGAGAACCAAGTGGACTTATATCCCCGCAGTTTCCCACTAAGACCGAACAGTTTGAGGACTAACCCGAACCTCACGGTGTCACTCAGTTGTGACGCCACTCCACTGTCCCCCGATGAGGAGAacggcttttattttggagaagAGGGATACTCGGAAGACTTCCGAAACGTTTTGGAAACGGGTCGCAGACGGAGCGCCCCTGATCAGCTGCCCGACCTGAGCGGAGTCGCAGGCTGCTCGGACATCCAGGTGATGCCAAAGAGGTTCGACATCACGGATTTCTTCACCAG GAGTCTGTTTTCCAGGAAATCCAAAGAGTCTAAACTATCCCCCCACAATGCAACAGGGTGGCGACTGTTTGGCCGGACAGCAGCCATAGACGTTCATCCACACAAAGACTCTGCCTCCATGCCTTCCACGAAACATCAG TGTCCACAAGATGAAGAAGACCAGGTGATGGGGAAGGATGTAGGTGTCTCCTCATGTCCCACTGTCatcctgacagcagcaggaaggaggaggaatctGGAGTTTGAGCCCCTGTCCACCACAGCTCTCATCCTGGAGGACCGACCAGC GAACCTGCCGGCCAAATCTGTGGAGGAAACTCTGCGACACAAGATGGAGTATGAGGAGATGGTGGCAGGAGCCAAGAGGAGAG AGATGAAAGAAGCTCAGAGGAAGAAGCGTCAGATGAAGGAGCGACACCGACGTGAGGACAGCATCTCCAACGCCATGGTGATCTGGAACACCGAGATATTGCCTCATTGGGATGTCAT gaagGGAACGCGGCGGGTCAGGGAGCTGTGGTGGCAGGGACTTCCTCCCAGTGTCAGGGGGCGAGTGTGGAGTCTCGCCATCGGCAACGAGCTTAACATCACAGCAG agcTGTACGAGATTTTCTTATCTAGAGCCAAAGAGAAGTGGAGGAGCTACAGCGAGACCAGCTCGGTCAACGACAGCGAGAAAG CTGTGTCTGCGGCAGACAGAGAGTCCAGTCTGGACCTGATCAAACTGGACATTTCTAGAACGTTCCCATCTCTTTTCATCTTCCAGAAG GGTGGGCCTTACCATGACCTCCTCCATAGCGTGCTGGGAGCGTACACATGTTACCGACCTGACATCGGCTAT GTTCAAGGCATGTCCTTCATCGCTGCCGTCCTCATTCTCAATCTAGAGGAGGCAGAGGCCTTCATCACCTTTGCCAACCTGCTCAACAAACCCTGTCAGATGGTATTCTTCAGAGTCGACCACGAAATG atgCTGAAGTATTTTGAGGCCTTTGAGGTTTTCTTCCAGGAGAATCTTCCTCAGCTCTTCAGTCACTTCCAGAGCAACAACCTGACGCCTGATCTCTATCTGATTGATTG GATCTTCACACTCTACAGCAAGTCCCTCCCCCTCGACGTGGCGTGCCGTGTTTGGGACGTGTTCTGTCGCGATGGTGAGGAGTCTCTGTTTCGGACGGCTTTGGGAATTCTTCGTCTGTTTGAGGACGTTCTGCTGCAGATGGATTTTATCCACATTGCTCAGTTCCTGAGCCGCCTGCCAGATGACTTACAGTCACACACGCTCTTCACCGCCATGGCCAACACACAAATGCTCAGCAAGAACCGTCGCTGGGTGCAG GTGTTTTCCACACTCATGAagaatggaaataaagagatgGAGAAGAATGTCAGCCCATCTTCCAGAACGCTAACGCTAGCTGACAGCAGGTGCTAG
- the LOC101072383 gene encoding TBC1 domain family member 12-like isoform X1 yields the protein MDTSEENGGPFDMSDDKDGEKAIKSCFSMKERSVPRLLGVVAAPEAGKVHIYLTGIGRNVHKDAAVQPPSQGGERIWGLTQKCLPAQFTRGCVISRVCGDLNRFTESFGDEEATVVSLDGGVAGGLPGRGAAAFPAVIRGPVSPETHTEEPPGSAMKTAPEESANRVSSVHCRCTSAPPGRQTCALEKQQSYGRVSAALSCPDVNKLNGASVLAHNKPTGLFSNPVPDHSLALVEAALVHRGFHPSIANCYCSVQNDTGVGPVDRTEWGSYVTKQSGTMVCQCSLTKWSDSKDAPRHSTAAPEESRDRPASEPSFRENQVDLYPRSFPLRPNSLRTNPNLTVSLSCDATPLSPDEENGFYFGEEGYSEDFRNVLETGRRRSAPDQLPDLSGVAGCSDIQVMPKRFDITDFFTRSLFSRKSKESKLSPHNATGWRLFGRTAAIDVHPHKDSASMPSTKHQCPQDEEDQVMGKDVGVSSCPTVILTAAGRRRNLEFEPLSTTALILEDRPANLPAKSVEETLRHKMEYEEMVAGAKRREMKEAQRKKRQMKERHRREDSISNAMVIWNTEILPHWDVMKGTRRVRELWWQGLPPSVRGRVWSLAIGNELNITAELYEIFLSRAKEKWRSYSETSSVNDSEKEAVSAADRESSLDLIKLDISRTFPSLFIFQKGGPYHDLLHSVLGAYTCYRPDIGYVQGMSFIAAVLILNLEEAEAFITFANLLNKPCQMVFFRVDHEMMLKYFEAFEVFFQENLPQLFSHFQSNNLTPDLYLIDWIFTLYSKSLPLDVACRVWDVFCRDGEESLFRTALGILRLFEDVLLQMDFIHIAQFLSRLPDDLQSHTLFTAMANTQMLSKNRRWVQVFSTLMKNGNKEMEKNVSPSSRTLTLADSRC from the exons ATGGATACATCCGAGGAGAACGGGGGACCGTTTGATATGAGTGACGataaagatggagaaaaggctATTAAATCGTGTTTCTCTATGAAAGAGCGCAGCGTCCCGCGGCTCCTCGGTGTCGTCGCGGCTCCAGAAGCCGGGAAGGTTCATATTTATTTGACCGGTATCGGCCGGAATGTACACAAGGACGCGGCGGTGCAGCCGCCCTCACAGGGCGGGGAGAGGATTTGGGGACTGACCCAGAAGTGCCTCCCTGCTCAGTTTACCCGCGGCTGCGTCATTTCTAGGGTTTGTGGTGACCTGAACAGATTTACTGAGTCATTCGGTGATGAAGAAGCGACTGTGGTTAGTCTGGATGGGGGAGTAGCGGGGGGACTGCCCGGCAGAGGAGCCGCTGCCTTCCCAGCTGTCATTCGGGGTCCAGTTTCGCCGGAGACCCACACAGAGGAGCCCCCGGGTTCAGCCATGAAAACCGCCCCGGAAGAGTCCGCGAACCGCGTGTCTTCGGTACACTGTCGATGCACCTCTGCGCCGCCTGGTCGCCAGACATGCGCgttggagaagcagcagagctaCGGACGCGTCAGCGCGGCCTTGTCCTGCCCAGATGTCAACAAGCTAAACGGTGCTTCGGTTCTTGCGCACAACAAACCGACTGGATTGTTTTCCAACCCAGTGCCGGATCACAGCTTGGCTCTAGTGGAGGCCGCACTGGTTCACCGTGGTTTCCACCCCAGCATAGCAAACTGTTACTGTTCCGTCCAGAACGACACTGGGGTAGGACCGGTGGACAGGACCGAATGGGGATCCTATGTGACAAAACAAAGCGGAACTATggtgtgtcagtgttccctgaCGAAGTGGTCTGACTCCAAAGATGCTCCCAGACACTCCACCGCCGCCCCcgaggagagcagagacaggCCGGCCTCTGAGCCCAGTTTCAGGGAGAACCAAGTGGACTTATATCCCCGCAGTTTCCCACTAAGACCGAACAGTTTGAGGACTAACCCGAACCTCACGGTGTCACTCAGTTGTGACGCCACTCCACTGTCCCCCGATGAGGAGAacggcttttattttggagaagAGGGATACTCGGAAGACTTCCGAAACGTTTTGGAAACGGGTCGCAGACGGAGCGCCCCTGATCAGCTGCCCGACCTGAGCGGAGTCGCAGGCTGCTCGGACATCCAGGTGATGCCAAAGAGGTTCGACATCACGGATTTCTTCACCAG GAGTCTGTTTTCCAGGAAATCCAAAGAGTCTAAACTATCCCCCCACAATGCAACAGGGTGGCGACTGTTTGGCCGGACAGCAGCCATAGACGTTCATCCACACAAAGACTCTGCCTCCATGCCTTCCACGAAACATCAG TGTCCACAAGATGAAGAAGACCAGGTGATGGGGAAGGATGTAGGTGTCTCCTCATGTCCCACTGTCatcctgacagcagcaggaaggaggaggaatctGGAGTTTGAGCCCCTGTCCACCACAGCTCTCATCCTGGAGGACCGACCAGC GAACCTGCCGGCCAAATCTGTGGAGGAAACTCTGCGACACAAGATGGAGTATGAGGAGATGGTGGCAGGAGCCAAGAGGAGAG AGATGAAAGAAGCTCAGAGGAAGAAGCGTCAGATGAAGGAGCGACACCGACGTGAGGACAGCATCTCCAACGCCATGGTGATCTGGAACACCGAGATATTGCCTCATTGGGATGTCAT gaagGGAACGCGGCGGGTCAGGGAGCTGTGGTGGCAGGGACTTCCTCCCAGTGTCAGGGGGCGAGTGTGGAGTCTCGCCATCGGCAACGAGCTTAACATCACAGCAG agcTGTACGAGATTTTCTTATCTAGAGCCAAAGAGAAGTGGAGGAGCTACAGCGAGACCAGCTCGGTCAACGACAGCGAGAAAG AAGCTGTGTCTGCGGCAGACAGAGAGTCCAGTCTGGACCTGATCAAACTGGACATTTCTAGAACGTTCCCATCTCTTTTCATCTTCCAGAAG GGTGGGCCTTACCATGACCTCCTCCATAGCGTGCTGGGAGCGTACACATGTTACCGACCTGACATCGGCTAT GTTCAAGGCATGTCCTTCATCGCTGCCGTCCTCATTCTCAATCTAGAGGAGGCAGAGGCCTTCATCACCTTTGCCAACCTGCTCAACAAACCCTGTCAGATGGTATTCTTCAGAGTCGACCACGAAATG atgCTGAAGTATTTTGAGGCCTTTGAGGTTTTCTTCCAGGAGAATCTTCCTCAGCTCTTCAGTCACTTCCAGAGCAACAACCTGACGCCTGATCTCTATCTGATTGATTG GATCTTCACACTCTACAGCAAGTCCCTCCCCCTCGACGTGGCGTGCCGTGTTTGGGACGTGTTCTGTCGCGATGGTGAGGAGTCTCTGTTTCGGACGGCTTTGGGAATTCTTCGTCTGTTTGAGGACGTTCTGCTGCAGATGGATTTTATCCACATTGCTCAGTTCCTGAGCCGCCTGCCAGATGACTTACAGTCACACACGCTCTTCACCGCCATGGCCAACACACAAATGCTCAGCAAGAACCGTCGCTGGGTGCAG GTGTTTTCCACACTCATGAagaatggaaataaagagatgGAGAAGAATGTCAGCCCATCTTCCAGAACGCTAACGCTAGCTGACAGCAGGTGCTAG